A stretch of DNA from Hydra vulgaris chromosome 03, alternate assembly HydraT2T_AEP:
tagcttcagttgttgtggttgttgCTTCAGCTGTTGTAGTTAGAGCTTCGGTTGTTGTGGTCGTAATTTCAGTTGTGGTGgttggagcttcagttgttgtggttggagcttcagttgttgtggttatAACATCAGATATTGTTGTAGCTTCAcctgttgttgttgtagcttcagttgttgtagcTTGAGCATCATTTGTTGTGGTTGATGCTTCAGTTGTTGTGCTTAAAGCTTCACTTGTTGTGGTTgtaacttcagttgttgtggttggagcttcagttgttgtggtagTTGCTTTAGCTGTTATGGTTAGAGCTTCGGTTGTTGTGATCGTACCTttagttgttgtggttggagctTTAGTTGTTGTGGTTGTATCTTTAGATGTTGTTGTAGCTTCAGCTGTTGTCGCTTCAGTTGTTGCAGTTTGAGCTTCAGTTGTTGCGATTGTTGCTTTAGTTGTTGCTAGAggttcagttgttgttgttgttgtagctttagtcgttgttgttgttgtagcttcagatgttgttgtagcttcagctgttgttgttgtagcttcagttgttgtggttgttgCTTCAGCTGTTGTGGTTAGAGCTTCGGTTGTTGTGGTCgtaacttcagttgttgtggttggagcttcagttgttgtgatTGTTGCTTCAGTTGTTGTTATTAGAGgtttagttgttgttgttgttgatgtaGCTtcagctgttgttgttgtagcttcagttgttgtggttggagcttcagttgttgtggttgaaACTTCAGATACTGCTGTAGCCTCAGCTGTTGTTATTGTAGCTTCAGTTGCTGTGgttggagcttcagttgttgtcGTTGCAGCATcggttgttgttgttgtagcttcGGTTGTTGTGGTCGTAACTTCAGATGGTGTTGTAGCTtcagctgttgttgttgtagcttcagttgttgtggtttgagtttcagttgttgtggttgttgcttcagttgttgtggttggagcttcagttgttgtggttgtaaCTTCAGATGTTGCTGTAGCCTtagctgttgttgttgtagcttcagttgttgcAGTTTAAGCTTCAGTTGTTGCGATTGTTGCTTTAGTTGTTGTTAGAggttcagttgttgttgttgttgtagatttagtcgttgttgttgttatagctTCAGATGTTGTTGTAGCTtcagctgttgttgttgtagcttcagttgttATGGTTGTTGCTTTAGCTGTTGTGGTTAGAGCTTCGGTTGTTGTGGTCgtaacttcagttgttgtggttggagcttcagttgttgtggttgtaaCATCAGATGTTGTTGTAGCTTCAcctgttgttgttgtagcttcagttgttgtagcTTGAGCATCATTTGTTGTGGTTGATGCTTCAGTTGTTGTGCTTAAAGCTTCACTTGTTGTGGTTgtaacttcagttgttgtggttggagcttcagttgttgtggtcgtaccttcagttgttgtggttggagaTTTAGTGGTTGTGGTTGTATCTTTAGATGTTGTTGTAGCTTCAGCTGTTGTCGCTTCATTTGTTGTAGTTTGAGTTgcagttgttgtggttgttgtttcagttgttgtggttggagctTCAGATGTTGTGGTTTTTTCTGTAGTTGTGGTGGTTAGTGCTTTAGTTGTTGCGGTTGTTGCTCCAGTTATTATAGTTTCATTTGTTGTGGTTGGAGCttgataaaatagataaaattttaagcatgttgtaaaaaactttaacgaaaaTCAGTCaattaattactttatattattttttattcttttgttaaaaagattCATTTGCCAATTGCATAGAAGTAAAGTTTtcagttttaagtttttgttttgtataattaaaattctACTTATTTTACTTGattaattagtttaaacaaaaagtagaatttttttatatacttaaaactttttgaaacaattatataaaatgaaacttgatattaagtatttaacatttgtttctaattaatatttaattactttaaagcaaataagcaattattttttattacatctgCCTGCGGGAGGCAAATATTTTTGCCTCCAGTTTGATGGCCGCAGCCAGTTAGGAGGTAGAAGCCATTGGCGGCGGCCTCCTAATGGCTTTGCCTGCATAATTTTTTGTGGAGGTGGCCATCATTGGCTTCCGCCTCTCTATAGGCGTCGTACTCGAAAACATTTTGCCTCCAAAAAGAAACTCTGGCTGCGGCTGTCATTAGAAAAGTTAAAGCCACTGGAGACAGAAGAAAGAGCATATTTCCGCTAAAAATTGATCGGGAGCCCGCCACCAACAGCTTTCTCTTtcctaaaaagttagttttttggCAGAAAGTTACTTTTCCGCCGGGCGGCATTATTAACTCTGTAATAAACCTTGCAAACGGCCGTGACCaatttgtctaaaataaaatattatgcgtGGACTTACAACACGAAAAACATCAAGCGTTTCCTGGGTAACGCTTGTATTCTTAAGTACTTTTTTAACATAGCTTAAAGCTTGGAATGGCACTgcaaaaatttagtgaaaaaacaTCGCTACAGCAAGTaaatcttaaaaagaaatagtaatgATTTATCTAACTTTAGTTCTGATCATATTTCTTCTAATGAAggatcaaaaaaatctttgacagaaaaagaaattacaagCTCATCTGCAAATGATGATAAAGTTACTGATGATGTtgacatataaaatatttcacaaaacaaaaattggatTAATGTCAATAACTATACAGcaaattctataaattttaaaggaaACCCAGGATCTTAcccaagttttttatttgatagtagctcttttactttatttaaagcttttgtAACCAGAAAGCTTGTCAATTcaaagaaataactatgtaactatTTAGAGACaaagttcttcaagttttattcatcacaaagttcattatttgtacacgaaaattaataaattaatcaaaagtattaaaaaaaattgattttcttcaaGACAAAACAAGCGCAACTcgacaaaatgttgaccaagctgtatttcgctataaatattttgtggcgaatcctttgttgttgatcgcagccttgcatcttcgaggcatagattcgattaggtgatcaatgaaactttgtggaatcgttGCCCAGgtcttttggatttgttcaaacagttgatccttattagaCGAACACCTCCACGATTAATTCTGCTTTTGACGATCTCTCAAGGTTCtcaatagggttgagatccgtaGATTAAGAcagccaatccatcaccgataggtgatTGTCTTggaaccactgcttgactacttttgcagtgtgtttcggatcgttgtcttgctgaaaaacccattttattggcatattcaattcagcatgaggtaacataacatcttttaggatatttttatacatgaaacggtccattattccatcgtttcgatgtattggacctagaccgttagcagaaaaacacccccagaccattacattgcctccaccatgctttacggtcttatggcagaaacgtaaatcgaggcgttttccggccggtcgacgtacgcggcaaatgccatcgctcccaatgatgttgaacttcaattcatcactaaacaggacagttcgccatttctgcacattccagtcaatataaGATGTAGcgaacaggagtcttttcttctggttttttagtgaaatcagGAGTTTCTTGGCAGGGCGTCgaaaaacaatccggcttcaacagcacgtcgtctgattgtttgGTCCGaaacaggcagctctaattgcttttgtatctctaATGAtaatatccagggatccttcttgatgGATATGACAATCATAGATTCCTCTCTAGACGTGGTGGAACGTGGTCTTCCACCtatgttatctgctgccaacttccccgtagaacgatatttggaacatagtcttgatacggtctaTTTTTTCACGccatatttatcacaaatacttttttgtgacattccacttacgtaatcgccaataattttccaatcgaagactgtcgggagcgatttttgcacttgaagtcataaaaataataaaaataaataatcacgcttctcaaggcttaccgtgttacatttaccttgtgatgatataataatgctctgtggaacgcaacgtcttggttggatgtggactgtattgatgtaatgaaacacttgttgtatttcacttcttgtattgatgttcttcaataaaacactttgataaaactcacttcgacaAACTGTTTTGATAATACtaactgattgacttccatatactgactgaattacatgtcgatttacatgtctcttatatagtaaaatgaacctttGTGGActtgttctggaagattctagatgctccttttcgatgcttctggaagcttctggatgcgtctggatgcctCTGAATGTCTCTTGATATTTCTGGATGCtactggatgcttccagatgttTCTTCtagaaacttctggaagcttctgcatgcttctgaaaacttctggaaacttctggatacttcctttaattattaaaaaacttccttgacgttgacacggaccagacttaagaaaacgaaacaaaccaaaaaagttgcacttgttttgtccgttgcaaaatggcacttgtcaacgaaattctgcgtgtgtgctgtcacctgtcagctgattgctcatgtcatggcatgctatgacttcAGACT
This window harbors:
- the LOC136078838 gene encoding uncharacterized protein LOC136078838, whose translation is MEVNDEEQNKNENIAVADVDIGLGWDLNYEPPMNRCEFVTLHLPKRIMQCEEITSSADRLILSDNKTTMIVSAVIKAAGGNLDDFDISRSTSRRSTRCRYLEMLNRQRIAESLAVLVSGALEYSEGKLLGVPVLVDSKGETQANATLDLLEAWDLSENVVALVFDTTATETTTTTDPSTTITTQASSAPTTTNETIITGATTATTKALTTTTTEKTTTSEAPTTTTETTTTTTATQTTTNEATTAEATTTSKDTTTTTKSPTTTTEGTTTTTEAPTTTTEVTTTTSEALSTTTEASTTTNDAQATTTEATTTTGEATTTSDVTTTTTEAPTTTTEVTTTTTEALTTTAKATTITTEATTTTAEATTTSEAITTTTTKSTTTTTTEPLTTTKATIATTEA